The nucleotide sequence GAACGATATGGTTGTTCTGATGCTAATACCTGGTTCTTGATAGCCTTGGCCATCTTGCGGAACTCCTTGCGCATGACAGTCTTGTGGGTGAAGGCAGCAGGCTTGTTCTGCTTCTTTGACTTCGTTGTGGAGAGGACCACGGTCATCTCCTTATCAGCAGCTGGCTGCACAGTCACAGTCTTCTTGTTTGCCAGGCCTGAAAAATCACACCAAACACCAAGCCTTCAGTCAGTGGACGAAGGGACATCCATAGCATTCGAAATTCAACCAATCGGGGGAGGGCAATAACCACTGACCAGAGTACTTGTAGGAGTGGACATTGTAGAGGTTGTTGGGCTCCTTGCTGAACTGGACCTTGGCATTGCTGTTGCCGAACTGCTTGATCAGGAAGCAGTTGTTCTTCCTGACGAGCTCCCAGACCAGAGAATCCGAAACCGTCGCCATTTATCCTAACCTAGAAAACTTCACATATCAACCACTGAATATGAAGCCGATCATAAATCTAGAATACTATCGCCATATCAACGACCCCAACAGACGCCAGATTTCTTGCACCTAGCTAATCTAGAGAACTATCGGACGAGACACAGCTGAGCAGACGAACAT is from Triticum aestivum cultivar Chinese Spring chromosome 3A, IWGSC CS RefSeq v2.1, whole genome shotgun sequence and encodes:
- the LOC123061763 gene encoding 60S ribosomal protein L28-1, with the translated sequence MATVSDSLVWELVRKNNCFLIKQFGNSNAKVQFSKEPNNLYNVHSYKYSGLANKKTVTVQPAADKEMTVVLSTTKSKKQNKPAAFTHKTVMRKEFRKMAKAIKNQVSDNYYRPDLTKPALARLSAVYRSLQVAKSGVKKKNRQ